A region from the Streptomyces sp. 3214.6 genome encodes:
- the msrB gene encoding peptide-methionine (R)-S-oxide reductase MsrB — MSYDVEKPDEQWRAELTPAEYAVLRQAGTEPAFTGEYTDTKTTGVYSCRACGAELFTSETKFESHCGWPSFFDPKDTDAVELIEDRTHGMVRTEVRCARCGSHLGHVFAGEGYPTPTDQRYCINSISLRLAADES; from the coding sequence ATGTCGTACGACGTCGAAAAGCCGGACGAGCAGTGGCGGGCGGAGCTGACCCCGGCGGAGTACGCCGTGCTGCGCCAGGCCGGGACGGAGCCCGCGTTCACCGGTGAGTACACCGACACGAAGACGACGGGTGTCTACTCCTGTCGGGCCTGCGGCGCCGAACTGTTCACTTCCGAGACCAAGTTCGAGTCGCACTGCGGCTGGCCGTCCTTCTTCGACCCGAAGGACACCGACGCGGTGGAGCTGATCGAGGACCGCACGCACGGCATGGTGCGCACCGAGGTGCGGTGCGCCCGGTGCGGATCGCACCTCGGGCATGTGTTCGCCGGGGAGGGGTATCCGACCCCGACCGACCAGCGGTACTGCATCAACAGCATCTCGCTGCGGCTGGCGGCGGACGAGAGCTGA
- the murC gene encoding UDP-N-acetylmuramate--L-alanine ligase, with protein MAPGLPTAMDRPHFIGIGGAGMSGIAKILAQRGAKVAGSDAKESGTAAALRALGVTVHIGHAAEHLADDASCVVVSSAIRADNPELARAAELGIPVVHRSDALARLMDGLRPIAVAGTHGKTTTTSMLAVSLSELGLNPSYAIGGDLDAPGSNALHGEGEIFVAEADESDRSFHKYAPEVAIVLNVELDHHANYASMEEIYESFETFAGKIVPGGTLVITADHEGARELTRRVEGVRVVTYGESEDADVRVLSVVPQGLKSEVSVLLDGEELTFTVSVPGRHYAHNAVAALAAGVALGVPAAELAPALAAYTGVKRRLQLKGEAAGVQVIDSYAHHPTEMTADLEAMRAAVGDARILVVFQPHLFSRTQELGKEMGHALALADACVVLDIYPAREDPIPGVTSALIIDAARAAGADVTAVHDKDETPAVIAGMAKAGDLVLTMGAGDVTDLGPRILDRL; from the coding sequence ATGGCACCCGGCCTTCCTACCGCCATGGACCGACCGCACTTCATCGGCATCGGCGGGGCCGGGATGTCGGGGATCGCGAAGATCCTGGCTCAGCGCGGGGCGAAGGTGGCCGGCAGCGACGCCAAGGAATCCGGGACCGCCGCGGCGCTGCGGGCGCTCGGCGTGACTGTGCACATCGGGCATGCCGCCGAACACCTCGCCGACGACGCGAGCTGTGTCGTCGTGTCGTCGGCGATCCGTGCGGACAACCCGGAGCTGGCCCGCGCGGCCGAGCTGGGCATCCCGGTGGTCCACCGCTCGGACGCCCTCGCCCGGCTGATGGACGGGCTGCGTCCGATCGCCGTCGCCGGCACGCACGGCAAGACGACCACCACGTCCATGCTGGCGGTGTCGCTGTCCGAGCTGGGGCTGAACCCGTCGTACGCGATCGGCGGCGACCTGGACGCGCCCGGCTCCAACGCGCTGCACGGTGAGGGCGAGATCTTCGTCGCCGAGGCGGACGAATCGGACCGCAGCTTCCACAAGTACGCCCCCGAGGTCGCCATCGTCCTCAACGTCGAGCTCGACCACCACGCGAACTACGCCTCGATGGAGGAGATCTACGAGTCCTTCGAGACCTTCGCCGGGAAGATCGTCCCCGGCGGCACCCTGGTGATCACCGCCGACCACGAGGGCGCCCGGGAACTGACGCGGCGCGTCGAGGGCGTACGCGTGGTGACGTACGGGGAGTCCGAGGACGCCGACGTGCGGGTCCTGTCCGTCGTCCCGCAGGGGCTGAAGAGCGAGGTGAGCGTCCTGCTGGACGGCGAGGAGCTCACCTTCACGGTGTCGGTGCCCGGCCGGCACTACGCGCACAACGCCGTCGCTGCGCTGGCCGCGGGCGTCGCCCTGGGCGTCCCCGCCGCCGAACTCGCCCCCGCCCTGGCCGCGTACACCGGCGTCAAGCGGCGGCTGCAGCTCAAGGGCGAGGCGGCGGGCGTCCAGGTCATCGACTCCTACGCCCACCACCCGACCGAGATGACGGCCGACCTGGAGGCGATGCGCGCGGCGGTCGGCGACGCCCGCATCCTCGTCGTCTTCCAGCCGCACCTGTTCTCCAGGACGCAGGAGCTCGGCAAGGAGATGGGCCACGCCCTGGCGCTGGCCGACGCCTGCGTCGTCCTCGACATCTACCCCGCCCGCGAGGACCCGATCCCGGGCGTGACCAGCGCGCTGATCATCGACGCGGCCCGGGCGGCGGGCGCGGACGTCACCGCCGTGCACGACAAGGACGAGACGCCCGCCGTGATCGCGGGAATGGCGAAGGCCGGTGATCTCGTTCTCACCATGGGCGCGGGCGACGTGACGGACCTGGGCCCGCGCATTCTGGACCGTCTGTGA
- a CDS encoding indole-3-glycerol phosphate synthase has product MFTSVLMIEKALTSADVEFVSTLHGDEPVSFHVLLQPRGDQADRLLRAIDDVALGELDEAARERETPEGEAAKGFGERALAVSLQALHAAGNEAVGSLVEDHPLDALKSLVGEVGADEVIVLTDPHYVEEFFHRDWASRARHRVGVPVLKLFSHSKA; this is encoded by the coding sequence GTGTTCACAAGCGTTTTGATGATCGAGAAGGCCCTGACGTCCGCCGACGTGGAGTTCGTCAGCACCTTGCACGGGGACGAGCCGGTCTCCTTCCACGTACTGCTCCAGCCGCGGGGCGACCAGGCGGACCGGTTGCTGCGGGCCATCGACGACGTGGCCCTCGGCGAGCTGGACGAGGCGGCGCGGGAGCGCGAGACGCCGGAGGGGGAAGCGGCGAAGGGGTTCGGCGAGCGGGCGCTCGCGGTGTCCCTGCAGGCGTTGCACGCGGCCGGCAACGAGGCGGTGGGCAGCCTGGTCGAGGACCATCCGCTGGACGCGCTGAAGTCCCTGGTCGGGGAGGTGGGGGCGGACGAGGTGATCGTCCTGACCGATCCCCACTACGTGGAGGAGTTCTTCCACCGGGACTGGGCGTCCCGGGCTCGGCACCGGGTCGGGGTGCCGGTGCTGAAACTCTTCTCACACAGCAAGGCGTAG
- a CDS encoding pyrimidine reductase family protein → MRRLFPVTDQTATTDSGGRPPGAPGEPGTAGAGGHAAEDREWSLDELADAYAYPEPGPGEPRPWLRANMVSTLDGAAQHDGRSQPISTATDMRIFGTLRGLADVVVVGAETVRLEGYRPARARAEFAGRREAAGQGPAPAVAVVTASLDLDFSLPLFTSPLVPTLILTGAAAAPDRVAAAQRAGAQVVIAGDGMGVDPARAVEGLAGLGHTRLLTEGGPRLLGQFVASGVLDELCLTVSPMLTVGDAQRIAGGPSVAVPQRFVLASLLEEEGFLFSRYRKP, encoded by the coding sequence ATGCGACGGCTGTTCCCTGTGACCGACCAGACAGCGACGACCGACTCCGGCGGGAGGCCGCCCGGGGCTCCCGGCGAGCCCGGGACCGCCGGGGCGGGCGGCCACGCGGCGGAGGACCGCGAGTGGAGCCTCGACGAGCTCGCCGACGCCTACGCCTACCCCGAGCCCGGCCCCGGGGAGCCGCGGCCCTGGCTGCGCGCCAACATGGTGTCCACGCTCGACGGCGCCGCCCAGCACGACGGGCGCTCGCAGCCCATCTCCACCGCCACCGACATGCGGATCTTCGGCACGCTGCGGGGGCTCGCGGACGTGGTGGTCGTCGGCGCGGAAACGGTACGCCTGGAGGGCTACCGGCCCGCACGCGCGCGTGCCGAGTTCGCGGGGCGGCGTGAGGCGGCCGGGCAGGGGCCCGCCCCGGCCGTCGCGGTGGTCACCGCCAGCCTCGACCTGGACTTCTCGCTCCCGCTCTTCACCTCGCCACTGGTGCCCACCCTGATTCTGACGGGCGCCGCCGCTGCCCCCGACCGGGTCGCGGCCGCGCAGCGGGCCGGCGCGCAGGTGGTGATCGCCGGTGACGGCATGGGCGTGGACCCGGCCCGGGCCGTGGAGGGCCTCGCCGGACTCGGGCACACCCGGCTGCTGACGGAGGGCGGGCCCCGGTTGCTGGGGCAGTTCGTCGCCTCCGGGGTTCTCGACGAACTCTGCCTGACCGTCTCCCCGATGCTCACCGTCGGCGACGCTCAGCGGATCGCGGGCGGGCCGTCGGTCGCGGTTCCGCAGCGGTTCGTACTGGCATCCCTCCTGGAGGAGGAGGGTTTCCTGTTCAGCAGGTATCGAAAGCCGTGA
- the zapE gene encoding cell division protein ZapE: MSSSSLAPGIGPIADAAPASLCTRQPHVPADRLVAEMVPPPRFDSVRFSTYIPDPNQPSQTEAVGVLEGFAAGLGGAHATGTAKRGLFGFGRAKAAKAPAGPRGVYLDGGYGVGKTHLLASLWHATPAAPTLKAFGTFVELTNLVGALGFQQTVRTLSGHRLLCIDEFELDDPGDTVLVSTLLGKLVDAGVALAATSNTLPGKLGEGRFAAADFLREIQGLSAHFRALRIDGEDYRHRGLPKAPAPYSDEQVAKAAYATEGSSLDDFPHLLEHLAKVHPSRYGALTDGLKAVCLTDVQPVPDQSTALRLVVLADRLYDREVPVLASGLPFDRLFSEEMLNGGYRKKYFRAISRLTALARDAGRLIEAH, encoded by the coding sequence GTGTCGTCCTCTTCCCTCGCCCCCGGCATCGGCCCGATAGCCGACGCGGCCCCGGCCTCCCTCTGCACCCGTCAGCCGCACGTTCCCGCGGACCGGCTGGTCGCCGAGATGGTGCCGCCGCCGCGCTTCGACTCGGTGCGTTTCAGCACGTACATCCCGGATCCGAACCAGCCCAGCCAGACCGAGGCGGTCGGCGTCCTGGAGGGCTTCGCGGCCGGACTCGGCGGGGCGCATGCCACGGGTACCGCCAAACGGGGGTTGTTCGGCTTCGGCAGGGCGAAGGCGGCCAAGGCGCCCGCCGGCCCACGCGGCGTCTACCTCGACGGCGGCTACGGCGTCGGCAAGACGCACCTCCTGGCATCCCTGTGGCACGCCACCCCCGCCGCGCCGACCCTCAAGGCGTTCGGCACCTTCGTCGAGCTCACCAACCTCGTCGGCGCCCTCGGCTTCCAGCAGACGGTGCGCACACTCTCCGGGCACCGGCTGCTGTGCATCGACGAGTTCGAGCTGGACGACCCCGGCGACACCGTTCTCGTCTCCACCCTGCTCGGGAAGCTGGTCGACGCGGGCGTCGCGCTCGCCGCCACCTCCAACACCCTGCCCGGCAAGCTCGGCGAGGGCCGGTTCGCGGCCGCCGACTTCCTGCGCGAGATCCAGGGCCTGTCGGCGCACTTCCGGGCACTGCGCATCGACGGCGAGGACTACCGCCACCGCGGGCTGCCCAAGGCGCCGGCGCCGTACTCCGACGAACAGGTGGCGAAGGCGGCGTACGCCACCGAGGGCTCCTCACTCGACGACTTCCCGCATCTGCTGGAGCACCTCGCCAAGGTCCACCCGAGCCGTTACGGCGCGCTCACGGATGGCCTGAAGGCGGTCTGCCTCACGGACGTGCAGCCGGTGCCCGACCAGTCCACGGCCCTCAGGCTCGTCGTACTGGCCGACCGGCTCTACGACCGCGAGGTCCCGGTCCTGGCCTCCGGACTGCCCTTCGACCGGCTGTTCAGTGAGGAGATGCTGAACGGGGGGTACCGCAAGAAGTACTTCCGCGCGATCTCCCGGCTCACCGCCCTGGCCCGCGACGCGGGGCGACTCATAGAGGCCCATTAG
- a CDS encoding carbonic anhydrase, which yields MQPLIDNARTFGQRPEEFAKLAEGQSPQVLFITCSDSRVVPALITGARPGELFELRTAGNIVPPYVSDRPTGEAATIEYAVEVLGVQDVVVCGHSHCGAVGALVRGDDLDGVPAVRDWLAHAADEPGSTDPDDPTVMRAVQHHVLAQLLRLRSYPCVEKRLADGRLRVRGWYYEVHTGAVREHRVDTDGFEAL from the coding sequence ATGCAGCCCCTCATCGACAACGCCCGTACGTTCGGACAGCGCCCTGAGGAGTTCGCCAAGCTCGCCGAAGGCCAGTCCCCGCAGGTGCTCTTCATCACCTGCTCCGATTCGCGGGTCGTTCCCGCCCTGATCACGGGCGCCCGCCCCGGCGAGCTCTTCGAGCTGCGCACCGCGGGCAACATCGTGCCCCCGTACGTCTCCGACCGCCCCACCGGCGAGGCGGCCACCATCGAGTACGCCGTGGAGGTCCTCGGCGTCCAGGACGTCGTGGTCTGCGGCCACTCGCACTGCGGCGCCGTCGGCGCGCTGGTGCGTGGCGACGACCTCGACGGCGTCCCCGCCGTCCGCGACTGGCTCGCGCACGCCGCGGACGAGCCGGGTTCCACCGACCCCGACGACCCGACGGTCATGCGGGCGGTACAGCACCACGTGCTCGCCCAGCTGCTGCGGCTGCGCTCCTACCCGTGCGTGGAGAAGCGGCTGGCCGACGGCCGGCTGCGGGTGCGCGGCTGGTACTACGAGGTGCACACCGGTGCCGTACGCGAACACCGCGTGGACACCGACGGCTTCGAGGCCCTGTGA
- a CDS encoding SulP family inorganic anion transporter has protein sequence MTNETPQRISRFPHLKQDFAASLVVFLVALPLCVGVAVASGVPAELGLVTGIVGGLVTGLMRGSSLQVSGPAAGLTVLVFEAVQEFGLPALGVIVLATGVLQIAMGALKLGRYFRAISVSVVEGMLAGIGLVLIAGQLYSVVGAKAPESGLGKIAGLPEALVDAVGNADASASLALGAGTIAVLVLWKRMPAKVRTVPGPLAAVGLATLAALLLNLPVATVEVQGLLGSIQPPPLSAFGDLAAVALLGTIVAFTLIASAESLFSAAAVDRLHDGPRTEYDKELMAQGAGNALCGVLGALPMTAVIVRSAANVQAGARTKASRVLHGLWLLLFAALLPDVLAYIPIPALAGILVHAGAKLVPVRALVGLWREHRGEALILVVTAVSIVAVSMFEGVLIGLALAVAKTAWEASHLRMEVVDKGAGPVQAYLSGNATFLRLPKILDSLESLPQDRPVELDLSGLHHLDHACRTALETWAERHSAVGTEPVKVTEPVKVTEPVTTG, from the coding sequence ATGACCAACGAAACCCCCCAGCGAATATCCAGGTTCCCCCACCTCAAGCAGGACTTCGCCGCTTCACTCGTCGTGTTCCTGGTGGCGCTCCCGCTGTGCGTGGGCGTGGCCGTGGCCTCCGGCGTTCCGGCCGAGCTCGGGCTCGTCACCGGCATCGTCGGCGGCCTCGTCACCGGGCTGATGCGGGGCAGCAGCCTGCAGGTGTCCGGTCCTGCGGCCGGACTGACCGTGCTGGTCTTCGAGGCGGTGCAGGAGTTCGGCCTGCCCGCCCTCGGAGTGATCGTCCTCGCGACCGGCGTTCTACAGATCGCCATGGGCGCCCTGAAGCTGGGGCGCTACTTCCGGGCCATCTCGGTCTCGGTCGTCGAGGGCATGCTGGCCGGAATCGGCCTGGTGCTGATAGCCGGTCAGCTGTACTCGGTGGTCGGCGCCAAGGCACCGGAGTCCGGCCTGGGGAAGATCGCCGGGCTGCCCGAGGCGCTCGTGGACGCGGTCGGCAACGCCGACGCGTCGGCCTCGCTCGCGCTCGGCGCCGGCACCATCGCGGTACTGGTGTTGTGGAAGCGAATGCCGGCAAAGGTCCGGACGGTGCCCGGTCCGCTCGCCGCGGTGGGCCTGGCGACGCTCGCCGCGCTGCTGCTGAACCTGCCCGTGGCCACCGTCGAGGTACAGGGCCTGCTCGGTTCCATCCAGCCGCCGCCCCTGTCCGCCTTCGGTGATCTGGCAGCGGTCGCTCTGCTCGGCACGATCGTCGCATTCACCCTGATCGCGTCCGCCGAGTCGCTGTTCAGCGCGGCGGCGGTGGACCGGCTGCACGACGGCCCGCGCACCGAGTACGACAAGGAGTTGATGGCGCAGGGCGCGGGCAACGCCCTGTGCGGAGTGCTCGGCGCGCTGCCCATGACCGCGGTGATCGTGCGCAGCGCGGCCAACGTGCAGGCGGGCGCGCGGACGAAGGCGTCCCGCGTGCTGCATGGCCTGTGGCTGCTGCTGTTCGCGGCCCTGCTGCCGGACGTGCTGGCGTACATCCCCATCCCGGCGCTGGCCGGCATCCTCGTGCACGCGGGCGCCAAGCTCGTGCCCGTGCGGGCGCTCGTCGGGCTGTGGCGCGAGCACCGCGGCGAGGCGCTGATCCTGGTCGTCACGGCCGTGTCGATCGTCGCGGTCAGCATGTTCGAGGGCGTCCTCATCGGTCTCGCGCTGGCCGTCGCCAAGACCGCATGGGAGGCCTCGCACCTGCGGATGGAGGTCGTCGACAAGGGCGCTGGACCCGTCCAGGCGTATCTGTCGGGCAACGCGACGTTCCTGCGCCTGCCGAAGATCCTCGACAGCCTGGAGTCCCTCCCGCAGGACCGCCCCGTGGAGCTGGACCTCTCCGGCCTGCACCACCTCGACCACGCCTGCCGTACGGCTCTGGAGACCTGGGCCGAGCGTCACAGCGCGGTCGGCACAGAGCCGGTGAAGGTCACGGAACCGGTAAAGGTCACGGAACCGGTTACGACCGGCTAG
- a CDS encoding slipin family protein: protein MLEELLGAAAVVAAGGLVYLGAAARVVKQYERGVVLRLGRLRGDIRPPGFTLVVPAVDRLRKVNMQIVTMPIPAQEGITRDNVTVRVDAVVYFRVVDAAAAIINVEDYRFAVSQMAQTSLRSIIGKSELDDLLSNREKLNEGLELMIDSPAIGWGVQIDRVEIKDVSLPDTMKRSMARQAEADRERRARIINADAELQASKKLAEAAKEMSDQPAALQLRLLQTVVAVAAEKNSTLVLPFPVELLRFLEKAQQPLPQPPQRQQPLPPAPPPPPPKAVDE from the coding sequence ATGCTCGAGGAGTTGCTGGGCGCGGCCGCGGTGGTCGCCGCCGGGGGCCTTGTGTACCTGGGGGCGGCCGCCCGGGTCGTCAAGCAGTACGAGCGCGGAGTGGTCCTGCGGCTCGGCCGACTGCGCGGCGACATCCGACCGCCGGGGTTCACGCTGGTCGTCCCGGCCGTGGACCGGCTGCGCAAGGTCAACATGCAGATCGTGACGATGCCCATTCCCGCCCAGGAGGGCATCACCCGCGACAACGTGACCGTGCGGGTCGACGCGGTCGTCTACTTCCGGGTGGTGGACGCGGCGGCCGCGATCATCAACGTCGAGGACTACCGCTTCGCCGTCTCTCAGATGGCGCAGACCTCCCTGCGGTCGATCATCGGCAAGAGCGAGCTGGACGACCTGCTGTCGAACCGGGAGAAGCTCAACGAGGGCCTGGAACTGATGATCGACAGCCCGGCCATCGGGTGGGGCGTACAGATCGACCGCGTCGAGATCAAGGACGTGTCCCTGCCGGACACCATGAAGCGCTCGATGGCCCGCCAGGCGGAGGCCGACCGTGAGCGACGGGCGCGGATCATCAACGCGGACGCCGAACTCCAGGCGTCGAAGAAACTCGCCGAGGCGGCGAAGGAGATGTCCGACCAGCCCGCCGCGCTCCAGCTGCGGTTGCTCCAGACGGTCGTGGCGGTGGCCGCCGAGAAGAACTCCACGCTCGTCCTGCCGTTCCCGGTGGAACTGCTGCGCTTCCTGGAAAAGGCCCAGCAACCGCTCCCACAACCTCCCCAGCGGCAACAGCCCCTGCCTCCTGCCCCACCACCGCCTCCCCCGAAAGCCGTCGACGAGTAG
- a CDS encoding polysaccharide deacetylase family protein, protein MITPVRRFAALCVLGTALGSLAACGTAAQEPPAAHPAAPAHTSPTATTASPAPRTPAAPGKTDAPSRPPTLAPGPAGLTPVFRNAPRTAGKTVALTFDADMTADQGARAASGEHFDNPGLIAALRTLKVPATVFMTGRWAEEYPDQARSIGRDPQFELANHSYSHYAFTADCYGLPTVPADRMRADVERAYAAFRKAGVPNAMPYFRFPGGCYDQRALRAVSGTGVTAVQWDVVSGDAFATDADAVARQVLEGVKPGSVVVMHCTRSAAPTTERAVRTIVPELRRRGYRFVKVSELIGSARERS, encoded by the coding sequence ATGATCACTCCGGTACGTCGCTTCGCCGCCCTCTGCGTCCTCGGCACCGCCCTCGGCAGCCTCGCCGCCTGCGGCACCGCCGCCCAGGAACCGCCTGCCGCCCACCCGGCCGCCCCCGCCCACACCTCCCCCACCGCCACCACGGCCTCCCCCGCCCCCCGCACCCCTGCTGCCCCCGGCAAGACCGACGCCCCCTCCCGGCCCCCCACACTGGCCCCCGGACCGGCCGGTCTCACCCCCGTCTTCCGCAACGCCCCCCGCACCGCCGGCAAGACCGTCGCCCTCACCTTCGACGCCGACATGACCGCCGACCAGGGGGCCAGAGCGGCGTCCGGCGAGCACTTCGACAACCCCGGGCTGATCGCGGCGCTGCGCACGCTGAAGGTGCCGGCCACCGTCTTCATGACCGGCCGCTGGGCCGAGGAGTACCCGGACCAGGCCCGCTCGATCGGCCGCGATCCGCAGTTCGAGCTCGCCAACCACTCCTACAGTCACTACGCGTTCACCGCTGACTGCTACGGCCTGCCCACCGTCCCCGCGGACCGGATGCGGGCGGACGTGGAACGGGCGTACGCGGCGTTCCGCAAGGCCGGGGTGCCGAACGCGATGCCCTACTTCCGTTTCCCCGGCGGCTGCTACGACCAGCGGGCGCTGCGCGCGGTGAGCGGCACGGGCGTGACCGCGGTGCAGTGGGACGTGGTCAGCGGGGACGCGTTCGCGACGGACGCGGACGCGGTGGCCAGGCAGGTGCTGGAGGGCGTGAAGCCGGGCTCCGTCGTCGTCATGCACTGCACCCGCAGCGCCGCGCCTACGACCGAGCGGGCGGTGCGCACGATCGTGCCGGAGCTGCGCCGACGGGGATACCGGTTCGTGAAGGTCTCGGAGCTGATCGGGTCGGCGCGGGAGCGGTCGTAG
- a CDS encoding peptidyl-tRNA hydrolase → MSESPFQAESNPRDQAPQFVLPLVVRIEKGAPPSRTDALETAARAVLVMLSDDRAVGEGEWAQAVRDWQDARIRKVVRRARGAEWRRAEALPGITVTGKTAEVRVFPPVPLDGWPKELAKLQVSGTDLDDPEPPVDAAVTAPVIWLNPELDMSAGKAMAQAGHGAQLAWWELSEEERGAWRETGFALAVRTAEPQRWRELTGSGLPLVRDAGFTEIAPGSSTVVAEHPALR, encoded by the coding sequence GTGAGTGAGAGTCCTTTTCAGGCCGAGTCCAACCCCCGTGATCAGGCCCCCCAGTTCGTCCTGCCCCTTGTCGTGCGGATAGAGAAGGGCGCGCCGCCTTCCCGCACCGACGCCCTCGAGACCGCTGCCCGGGCCGTGCTCGTCATGCTGAGTGATGATCGGGCGGTCGGGGAGGGGGAGTGGGCGCAGGCCGTGCGGGACTGGCAGGACGCCCGGATCCGGAAGGTCGTGCGGCGGGCCCGGGGGGCCGAGTGGCGGCGGGCCGAGGCGCTGCCCGGGATCACCGTCACCGGCAAGACGGCCGAGGTGCGGGTGTTTCCGCCGGTGCCCCTGGACGGCTGGCCGAAGGAGCTGGCGAAGCTCCAGGTCTCCGGGACCGACCTCGACGACCCGGAGCCGCCGGTCGACGCCGCCGTGACGGCCCCGGTGATCTGGCTGAACCCGGAGCTCGACATGTCCGCGGGCAAGGCGATGGCGCAGGCCGGGCACGGGGCCCAGCTCGCCTGGTGGGAACTCTCCGAGGAGGAGCGCGGCGCCTGGCGGGAGACCGGTTTCGCACTGGCCGTACGGACCGCCGAACCGCAACGGTGGCGGGAGCTGACGGGGAGCGGACTGCCGTTGGTCCGGGACGCCGGGTTCACGGAGATCGCCCCGGGCAGCTCCACGGTCGTCGCGGAGCACCCCGCGCTTCGCTGA
- a CDS encoding DUF692 domain-containing protein: MMRLGTGIGWRPEIADAVERMPGIDWVETVAENVCPGHLPDSLLRLRERGVTVIPHGVSLGLGDAERPDEGRLAALAERAEALGSPLVTEHIAFVRAGGPLTASPRLEAGHLLPVPRTRDALDVLCENVRIAQQALPVPLAVENIAALVSWPGEEMTEGQFLYELADRTGVRLLIDVANLHTNHVNRGEDPAKALAELPLEAIAYVHVAGGFERDGVWHDSHAHPVPRPVLDILTDLASRVSPPGVLLERDENFPEPAELERELDAIRKAVERGAQERRAQERGAREHSAQESGAREHSAQESAFARVWSSGGKRATTAADEPSPPTRETAPTASDDEAAAARQRLGLAQTALLSALVAGTPVPEGFDRVRLGVQARALAAKRADVVGKVAPELPLILGNGYRTAFVAYAQGHPMRGGYRQDALDFVEELLLGGRLAEGRSRRELRRWWLDRSGPAPRPTSRLAQVGRVGRSLIRR, from the coding sequence ATGATGCGACTGGGGACGGGGATCGGCTGGCGGCCGGAGATCGCGGACGCCGTGGAGCGGATGCCGGGCATCGACTGGGTGGAGACCGTCGCCGAGAACGTGTGTCCCGGTCATCTGCCCGACTCCCTGCTGCGGCTGCGCGAGCGGGGGGTCACCGTGATCCCGCACGGCGTCTCGCTCGGGCTCGGCGACGCGGAGCGGCCCGACGAGGGGCGGCTCGCGGCCCTCGCCGAGCGGGCCGAGGCGCTGGGGTCGCCGCTGGTCACCGAACACATCGCGTTCGTCCGTGCGGGCGGGCCCCTGACGGCGTCCCCGCGGCTGGAGGCCGGGCATCTGCTGCCCGTGCCGCGCACCCGCGACGCCCTCGACGTGCTGTGCGAGAACGTGCGCATCGCGCAGCAGGCGCTGCCCGTGCCACTCGCCGTCGAGAACATCGCCGCGCTCGTCTCATGGCCGGGCGAGGAGATGACCGAGGGGCAGTTCCTGTACGAGCTGGCCGACCGCACGGGCGTGCGGCTGCTCATCGACGTGGCCAACCTGCACACCAACCACGTCAACCGTGGCGAGGACCCCGCCAAGGCGCTCGCCGAACTGCCCCTGGAGGCCATCGCCTACGTCCATGTCGCGGGCGGTTTCGAACGGGACGGCGTCTGGCACGACAGCCACGCCCATCCGGTGCCCCGGCCGGTCCTCGACATCCTGACCGACCTGGCGTCCCGGGTGTCGCCGCCGGGTGTACTGCTGGAGCGGGACGAGAACTTCCCCGAACCGGCCGAGCTGGAGCGGGAATTGGACGCGATCCGGAAGGCCGTCGAGCGCGGCGCGCAGGAACGCCGTGCGCAGGAGCGCGGGGCGCGGGAGCACAGTGCGCAGGAGAGCGGGGCGCGGGAGCACAGTGCGCAGGAGAGCGCCTTCGCGCGGGTCTGGTCGAGCGGGGGGAAGCGTGCCACGACGGCGGCGGACGAACCCTCGCCGCCCACCAGGGAGACGGCACCGACCGCCTCCGACGACGAGGCGGCGGCTGCCCGCCAGCGCCTCGGCCTCGCCCAGACGGCTCTGCTGTCCGCGCTCGTGGCCGGTACGCCGGTGCCCGAGGGCTTCGACCGGGTGCGGCTCGGTGTACAGGCCAGGGCGCTGGCGGCGAAGCGGGCGGACGTGGTGGGGAAGGTGGCCCCGGAGCTGCCGCTCATCCTCGGAAACGGTTACCGAACCGCGTTCGTCGCGTACGCCCAGGGGCATCCGATGCGCGGCGGCTACCGGCAGGACGCCCTCGACTTCGTCGAGGAACTGCTGCTGGGCGGACGGCTGGCGGAGGGCCGGTCCCGCCGCGAGCTGCGCCGCTGGTGGCTGGACCGCTCGGGACCGGCACCACGACCGACGTCACGGTTGGCTCAGGTGGGACGGGTGGGGCGGTCGTTGATCCGACGGTGA